The Cydia splendana chromosome 8, ilCydSple1.2, whole genome shotgun sequence genome contains a region encoding:
- the LOC134792801 gene encoding uncharacterized protein LOC134792801 isoform X2: MYYQCCVCKTLRKDAFTLYRFPSTEKRLIMWLKCLETNGFGNMSPEQVRKAFICEKHFEQRFVSASTRRLNAKAYPSLFSQDEINSGIPSHENAENMDPLKEHAYVRKSHDDHTYCQQVPQKASPAIPSTSGVKSTAVGHTPKQTMAVSIATEPVPTTSDIEKETMPELCSSFITELVVAEKVTACISPSVQSHNEAVFVTTAEAAIKQSNAEEQQILPEANIPECVAVEEVTSTNSPREQSQVQSVVEVKVQSAKRPQKQRKRLIGKLMNLTPTGRMIYDEYKKSKRQADFYHRAKRALKFNKEKSFQELTKDMNPYAKTILKMQINLCNKNKKGRRFSLEEKLIALSIMKQSPKCYRFLHKIFILPSRSTLNKMVAGLKIESGICPQVFEVIRRETEKWSYKKKLCSVIFDEMSLEAGLSYDKNKDKINGLVELGERKNDFADHALVFMLRGAVHKWQQPIAFYFCQGATKGTELKSILVDIITAVVGCGLKPISLICDQGSAFQAALNCLKADTARDQLLTNQEPDGTVTINEVKLMVIFDPPHLIKGLRNNFLNKDISFEGKLSTWRDIVDVYETDCNNMETRMLHKLNDQHVIPEKIKKMKVKNCVKVFSYTLSSALSYTANFCK, from the exons ATGTATTATCAGTGCTGTGTGTGTAAAACTCTGCGAAAGGACGCTTTTACTTTGTACCGTTTTCCTAGTACTGAGAAAAGACTCATTATGTGGTTGAAGTGTTTGGAAACAAATGGTTTTGGAAATATGTCGCCGGAGCAAGTTCGAAAAGCTTTTATTTGTGAGAAACACTTCGAACAGCGGTTTGTTTCGGCATCGACACGGCGTCTCAACGCGAAGGCTTATCCTTCGTTATTCAGTCAAGATGAGATTAACAGTGGGATCCCATCTCATGAAAATGCCG AAAACATGGATCCGCTGAAAGAACATGCATATGTTCGTAAATCACATGACGACCACACATACTGTCAACAAGTGCCTCAAAAag cGTCTCCTGCCATTCCATCCACATCGGGGGTTAAATCAACCGCAGTGGGCCATACACCAAAACAGACTATGG CCGTTTCTATAGCCACAGAACCTGTCCCGACAACTTCAGACATTGAAAAGGAGACCATGCCCGAACTATGCAGCAGCTTTATTACAGAACTTGTTGTAGCTGAGAAGGTTACAGCTTGTATTTCACCTAGTGTACAGTCACACAATGAAG CAGTCTTTGTAACAACTGCTGAAGCTGCAATCAAACAATCAAATGCTGAAGAGCAGCAGATTTTGCCAGAAGCAAATATTCCAGAATGTGTTGCGGTTGAGGAGGTTACCTCTACCAATTCACCAAGGGAACAGTCTCAAGTTCAAA GTGTTGTTGAAGTTAAAGTTCAAAGTGCGAAAAGGCCACAGAAGCAGAGGAAACGATTGATTGGGAAATTAATGAACCTGACACCAACGGGCCGAATGATATACgacgaatataaaaaatctaaacgTCAGGCAGATTTTTACCACAGGGCTAAGAGGGCCTTGAAATTCAACAAAGAGAAATCCTTTCAAGAATTGACAAAAGACATGAATCCGTATGCgaaaactattttgaaaatgcaaatcaacctttgcaataaaaataagaaagggCGTCGATTTTCATTGGAAGAAAAACTAATAGCACTGTCGATAATGAAACAAAGCCCTAAGTGCTATAGGTTCCTGCACAAAATTTTTATCCTGCCGTCGCGATCGACTCTAAATAAAATGGTTGCAGGACTTAAGATCGAGTCTGGGATTTGTCCTCAAGTATTTGAAGTAATAAGAAGAGAG ACCGAAAAATGgagctacaaaaaaaaactgtgttcAGTCATATTTGACGAAATGTCTTTAGAGGCTGGCTTGTCTTATGACAAAAACAAAGATAAAATTAATGGGTTAGTAGAGCTTGGCGAGAGAAAAAATGATTTCGCTGATCATGCCCTCGTGTTTATGTTGAGAGGAGCTGTCCACAAGTGGCAGCAGCCAATAGCCTTTTATTTTTGCCAAGGCGCTACTAAAGGCACAGAATTAAAAAGTATACTCGTGGATATTATCACAGCGGTTGTAGGATGCGGGTTAAAGCCGATATCCCTTATTTGCGACCAAGGGTCAGCTTTCCAAGCGGCTCTAAATTGCCTGAAGGCTGACACAGCGCGTGACCAATTACTGACAAATCAGGAACCAG ATGGCACTGTAACAATAAACGAAGTCAAACTGATGGTTATATTCGACCCTCCTCATCTTATTAAAGGATTGAGAAATAATTTTTTGAATAAAGACATTTCCTTTGAAGGAAAATTATCCACATGGAGAGACATCGTGGATGTATACGAAACGGACTGCAATAATATGGAAACAAGAATGCTGCATAAGTTAAATGACCAGCATGTGATacctgaaaaaattaaaaagatgaAG
- the LOC134792801 gene encoding uncharacterized protein LOC134792801 isoform X1, whose translation MYYQCCVCKTLRKDAFTLYRFPSTEKRLIMWLKCLETNGFGNMSPEQVRKAFICEKHFEQRFVSASTRRLNAKAYPSLFSQDEINSGIPSHENAENMDPLKEHAYVRKSHDDHTYCQQVPQKASPAIPSTSGVKSTAVGHTPKQTMAVSIATEPVPTTSDIEKETMPELCSSFITELVVAEKVTACISPSVQSHNEVFVTTAEAAIKQSNAEEQQILPEANIPECVAVEEVTSTNSPREQSQVQSVVEVKVQSAKRPQKQRKRLIGKLMNLTPTGRMIYDEYKKSKRQADFYHRAKRALKFNKEKSFQELTKDMNPYAKTILKMQINLCNKNKKGRRFSLEEKLIALSIMKQSPKCYRFLHKIFILPSRSTLNKMVAGLKIESGICPQVFEVIRRETEKWSYKKKLCSVIFDEMSLEAGLSYDKNKDKINGLVELGERKNDFADHALVFMLRGAVHKWQQPIAFYFCQGATKGTELKSILVDIITAVVGCGLKPISLICDQGSAFQAALNCLKADTARDQLLTNQEPG comes from the exons ATGTATTATCAGTGCTGTGTGTGTAAAACTCTGCGAAAGGACGCTTTTACTTTGTACCGTTTTCCTAGTACTGAGAAAAGACTCATTATGTGGTTGAAGTGTTTGGAAACAAATGGTTTTGGAAATATGTCGCCGGAGCAAGTTCGAAAAGCTTTTATTTGTGAGAAACACTTCGAACAGCGGTTTGTTTCGGCATCGACACGGCGTCTCAACGCGAAGGCTTATCCTTCGTTATTCAGTCAAGATGAGATTAACAGTGGGATCCCATCTCATGAAAATGCCG AAAACATGGATCCGCTGAAAGAACATGCATATGTTCGTAAATCACATGACGACCACACATACTGTCAACAAGTGCCTCAAAAag cGTCTCCTGCCATTCCATCCACATCGGGGGTTAAATCAACCGCAGTGGGCCATACACCAAAACAGACTATGG CCGTTTCTATAGCCACAGAACCTGTCCCGACAACTTCAGACATTGAAAAGGAGACCATGCCCGAACTATGCAGCAGCTTTATTACAGAACTTGTTGTAGCTGAGAAGGTTACAGCTTGTATTTCACCTAGTGTACAGTCACACAATGAAG TCTTTGTAACAACTGCTGAAGCTGCAATCAAACAATCAAATGCTGAAGAGCAGCAGATTTTGCCAGAAGCAAATATTCCAGAATGTGTTGCGGTTGAGGAGGTTACCTCTACCAATTCACCAAGGGAACAGTCTCAAGTTCAAA GTGTTGTTGAAGTTAAAGTTCAAAGTGCGAAAAGGCCACAGAAGCAGAGGAAACGATTGATTGGGAAATTAATGAACCTGACACCAACGGGCCGAATGATATACgacgaatataaaaaatctaaacgTCAGGCAGATTTTTACCACAGGGCTAAGAGGGCCTTGAAATTCAACAAAGAGAAATCCTTTCAAGAATTGACAAAAGACATGAATCCGTATGCgaaaactattttgaaaatgcaaatcaacctttgcaataaaaataagaaagggCGTCGATTTTCATTGGAAGAAAAACTAATAGCACTGTCGATAATGAAACAAAGCCCTAAGTGCTATAGGTTCCTGCACAAAATTTTTATCCTGCCGTCGCGATCGACTCTAAATAAAATGGTTGCAGGACTTAAGATCGAGTCTGGGATTTGTCCTCAAGTATTTGAAGTAATAAGAAGAGAG ACCGAAAAATGgagctacaaaaaaaaactgtgttcAGTCATATTTGACGAAATGTCTTTAGAGGCTGGCTTGTCTTATGACAAAAACAAAGATAAAATTAATGGGTTAGTAGAGCTTGGCGAGAGAAAAAATGATTTCGCTGATCATGCCCTCGTGTTTATGTTGAGAGGAGCTGTCCACAAGTGGCAGCAGCCAATAGCCTTTTATTTTTGCCAAGGCGCTACTAAAGGCACAGAATTAAAAAGTATACTCGTGGATATTATCACAGCGGTTGTAGGATGCGGGTTAAAGCCGATATCCCTTATTTGCGACCAAGGGTCAGCTTTCCAAGCGGCTCTAAATTGCCTGAAGGCTGACACAGCGCGTGACCAATTACTGACAAATCAGGAACCAGGTTAG